The sequence TACTTTTTATAAGTATTTTATTTGTTATATTTTATATCATTTTAATGCTAATTCGCTGGATACATACACTATCAAAGCTTGGAAGACTTGATAATACTTTAAATAAAATCTACAATGCAACGGAAAAATCGCTTAAACTATATAAAGAAGCTCATAATTTTGGAGCATGCTGGAAGGAAGATGAAAACATAGAGCCAAATTTAGTGTTAAAATCTATAAAAACAGGCTATATCTCCTATATAAATTTAAATGAATTACAAAATATAGCGGACAAATTTAAACTAAATATCAGTATTCTTGCTAGGCAAGGAGACTATATAGCTAAAAACAAAAACTTATTAAAAATCTATTTTGAAGATGGAAGTAGTAATATAGACAGCACGGTAGTGGATGATATCTTAAACACCTTTATCGTTGATATTCAAAGAAGCTATCATCAAGACTCTAGATTTGGATTTATGGTTCTAAGCGAGGTTGCACAAAAAGCTCTTTCGCCAGGGATAAATGACCAAGGAACTGCGATAAGTGTTCTTATATTGATATCAAAACTGCTACTAAATGATGATTTTAAAGAAAACGAAGAAAAGAAAAATTTATATAATAGATTGTCTTTAATATCTTTTGATGAGGCTGAGTTTATATATTGCAGTGTAGATGCGATTTCTAGAGATGGAGCTAATAATATAGAATTATCAAAATTTGTTCAAAATATACTATATGAAATCTATGAAAACTCATCAAATGCAAACATTAAAAAAGGAGCTAAAAAGCAAGCTAAAATATCTCTGCAAAGAGCTTTGGTAGCACTAAGCTACAATGAAGACAAAAAATACTTACAAAGTATATATGATAAAAATTTCGTATAAAGATAGATATAACCTAGCTAATAATTTATTCTAAATTTCAGATATAAAGGGAGCGTAATTGGCAAAAAAGAAAATACTTATTATCGGCGGTGGAATGGCTGGAATGGTTGCAACCATATTGTTAGCAAAAGAAGGTTTAAAAGTTACTCTTTTTGAAAGAAACGATAAAATAGGTAAAAAAATCCTAGCAACTGGAAACGGAAGATGCAATCTTACAAATGCAAATATTAAACCCTCAAACTACCACTCCTCTACTAAAAATATTTTTCAAGATATATTTTGCCAATTTGATTTAGAAAAAACTTTAAATTTCTTAAATGATTTAGGGCTAGAGACCGTAAAGCTTGAAAGTGGTAAAATTTACCCACAATCGATGCAAGCAATGAGCGTTGTTAAAGCATTACTTTTCTATGCAAATGAGCTTGGTGTAGAGATTATATATAACTCAAGAGTTAAAGAAATATTTCACAAAGATAAATTCTGCATAAAAGCAGATAAAAAGAGTTTTTATGGCGAGTATTTAGTTATAACAACTGGTGGAAAAAGCTATGCTAGCTCAGGCTCAAGCGGAGATGGTTATATTTTGGCTAAGAGCTTAGGCCACAGCATAACTCAGCAAATGCCTTCTATCGTTCAACTAGTAACAGACAATCCATACAATAAAAGCCTAAAAGGGTTAAGAGTGGATGTAGAGGCAAAACTTATAAATCAAAAAAGTGGCAACTTGATTCGCAAAGAGTATGGTGAGATTTTATTTACCGATTATGGTATTTCTGGCCCTGTCACACTTCAGCTATCAACCATGGTTGCACCTCTTTTAAAAAATGGTACTATACTTGATGTTTCTGTGAATTTTTTTCCAAATTTTTCTTTTGATAATCTAGATGAAGTATTAATAAAAAGGCTTACAAAATTTCCACTTCGAACAATCGAAGAAAGCTTAAATGGGTTTATAAATCAAAGACTAATTATACCTTTATTAAAGTATGCGGATGTGGAACATTTAAAAAAAGCAGGCAATATTACAAAACAAGAAAGAGCTAGGTTAATTAGTGCTTTTAAAAACTATACTTTTAGTGTGAAAGATACTTACACATGGGATCAAGCACAAGTTACAAAAGGCGGTGTTAGTTGTAATGAAATTTATGAAAATACTTTGGAGTCAAAGCTTATAAAAAATCTCTATTTTGCCGGAGAAATTTTGGATATAGATGGAGATTGTGGTGGGTATAATTTACAATGGGCTATTAGCAGTGGTGCTGTTGTGGCTTATAGTATTTTAAACTCATAATTGCTAAATTTGCTATTGTAAATTTGAGATTTTATATTTTTGTCTATGTTGTTTTTAAATAAAACTGTCACCTATTAAATTAAAATTTAAAACACTACAAAGCACTAAAATTAGCTCTTCTGAGCTATATAAATTATCATAATGGCCTTTGTATAAAAACTCACCTAAGCTTTTTGCCAAAAGTAAAACTTTAATACTCTTTTGAAAATTTTCTTTATTAAATATTTTATACACATATATTGTATTTTAAAATTCAATATATTAAATTTATAGTTTTCATTTATCTATCTTTTTGTCTTATTTCTATACCATTATCAATATAAAATTCTTTTAAAGCTTGATAGACTTCACCGTTTTTTCTATTTTTATTTTTCCATTTTTTCTTTAACATAAAATCCATAGTTGTTAAAAATTGTTTTGTTGGCATATATCCAGGAACTATTATAATAGCTTTTCCAACCTTATCTGTAAAGATTAAAGTTGGAGTTGCTTTAATACCATATATATCTATAATTGTTTTGGTATCTACATCTACAAAATCACCTTCATGAAATTGTTTATGTCTTAAGTTTTCATAAGAGTTAAAATAATATGAAGAAAAAATATTTTTTAATTTTTCTTGCAAATCTTTACTATTTGCTATATCTTTTTTTAGCATATTTGAATATGGGTCTAAATTTGCGCCAAAAATTAAAATCATTTGTTTGTCATTTGGATCAATTTTTGCAACATCCTTAAATGTTTGATTTATAATATCATCATAACTATTTGATATTTCATCATTATCTAGATTTGAAGTAAAGATATTTTGGATTTTACTTTCACTATTAGCGCCACTAGTTTCTGTTAATAACATTACTACTAAAAACATAGGAGCTAATATTAATAAAAAAATTTTAATCATTCTTTTCCTTTAAATTTTAAACTTATCTTATAGTCTATAGCCAAAAGAAGAAAATATTTTCTTCTTTTGGATCTATTTTACTTTACTGTGTTCTTGATTATATCATTCATCTTTTCAATATGCTCTTGTGCATTTAATTTTTTATCTGAGTTTAACCTATCCCATAGTTTTTTATTATCCATGTTTTGATGACAACCAACACACAACCCAACCTTCTCCATAGTATCTCTCATACTTTGGTCAAGAGGCCTAGAAGATGGCCAATGAGTACCAACTGTTTGAAGTTGTTTTCCATCCCTGGTAACAACTTGTGACCAATCATAATCCATACCAGGAATAGCTTTCATCTGAACTTTTTTATTAGATGGTACAAATTCACCTGTTCTTAAATCTTGAATATCTATATAAATATCCTTATCTTGCTTAGTCATAAAATCACCATCATTAATTCCATATCCCAAAGCTTTAGGATTAGTATGACAAGACTCACAAGTCCTAGCTTTTTTACCTGTTGTATGAGGTTGCGCTGGAGACATATCTGTTCCTGCAACTAAAGAGCCTTTTGGTCCATCTGGAACTCTAGCTTGTTTATTAAGAATTAACGTCTCACCATCTGGTCCAATTACTGTATAAGTAACTTGACAACCTGGTATTATTGGGCTCACAAGCCCTTCGCCATTTATTCCTAGTATTGGATCTTCCCATCTAAGATAAGACCTAGTTTCGCTCGGTTTACCAAATAGCTTTTTACCTTTTGTTCCAAGAACTGATTCAGATGTTTCACCATTTTTAAAACTAGTAGAACCAGATGCTATCCAATCGGTAGCAGTTTTGCCATTGCTATAATCAACTTTAACATGACATCCATAACATTGTGGAGCCCAATCAGCATGACATGAATAACACTCGAGCTTATCCATATGTGATTGAACTTTATTCATTGCTATATCAGCATCTAAAGATTTCCAAAAATCATGTTTTGCCTTATGTTTCAATAAAGGAACTTCAAGATCTTTTCCAGAAGCCAAATGAGCTATAACTTTATCTTCATTCTTGACTTTTATAACATTACCAAGAGGGTTGCCCCTTGCTGATAACAAATATCCATCTTGTTTATCATATACCGTTCCTTGGGTCATGAAATATGGCAATTCTTGAACTACACTTCTTTCCTCATTTGAAAGTTTAATATCAAATTTTTCTCCACGTCCAATTTTTAACTCCCATGGAAATTTATCATTTGTACCATGACAATCAGAACACTCTATTTCTACCTGTCCCAATGTTGTACCAAACAACGTTCCATCTCCATGCATATCAACTGATGTATGACAATCTTGGCAAGTCATTCCGGCCTCAAAATGCAAGTCTTCTTTTAAGTGTTTATATCTTTTGCCATGATGCTTGGATTGAGAATCTCCATCTTCAGTTAATGGTGATCCATAAGGTTGCTCCATTAGACCAACATATGATACACCAATTCTCTTTCCTCTATTGTGACAACTATTACAGGTTTCTGGGTGGATTCCACTAAATTCTACACTTGAAGGAGTTTTTACTTTAGCCTCTCTTGAACTTTGGATCATATGAACTAATAAATGTCCGGGCTCTTTTTTGTCTATAGTAGGATCTTTTCCCTCATATAAACCCTCATTACTATAAGGAATATGACAAGAAGAACATCCCATACCTCTCCAGTCACCTCTTCCTTTTCTACCTCTTACGCCTATATGGCATCTTTGACAATCAGATCTTTGATATGTTATAGAAGCCATATATCCAATTTCATCTTTATTTTTTCCAGTAAAATCTTGTGGACCTTCTGCTGGCAATGGTAGTTGTTTAAGTTCGGTTGGAAATTGGTCTGGATACTTATCAATCATTTTAACCATATAGTCCTTATATACCTTTGTTCCCCAAGCCGGCTCTTTTCCATCTTCATCTTTTACATCATAATTTGCATATTTAACCTTTTTAGTTGGCTCACTTCCCCATGAATGTAAATTCCCCTGGATTTTACCAGCTTCAGTAGCCATTAATGATTTTTTAGTATTTGCTATTGTATCTGAGTGACATATACCACAAGTTTTATCGACAACCCACATTGATCCAGGATCTCTAACAAATGTATCTAATCCTCCAGCATGATCCACCGGTGCACCCTCATGGGCTGCTTTTGCAGTTCCTTTTTCAGGATTACCGCCATGACAAACAACACACCCTGCACTATCTCCAAGAGACTGGCCAATAGCTAAAATTTGCTGCATCATATCAGACTTATCATCCCTAATCGATTCAATGCCACTATGGCACTTAATACAGGAATCCCCGCCCTCAACAGCGACCATTGAGGCTTTACCTTTTCCATGATCATCTTGAGCAAAAGAGATAATTGGTATAGTGATTAAAAAAACAATTTGTGCTATTTTTAATACCAAATTTTTCATCTTGATCTCCTCCTTTTAGTTATATAAGATCTATCACTTAAAATAATAACAAACAAAAGTGCCTATAAAGTGCTTAATGGAATTTAAATGAATATATAATTAATTTTAATTGCAAATTTACTTTATATCAAAATTTAATGGTATAATTTTTCATAAAAGGGTGTATTATGAAAATACTTTTACTAGAAGATGATGATTTTATTTGCGAACAGGTAAAAAACTATTTTGAACTAAATGGTCACCGTGTGGACTTTTATAATGATGGTCAAACACTGCTTGATAATGCTGATTTAACCATATATGATATATTTTTACTAGATATCAACACACCTATAAAAAATGGCATAGAAACTCTAAAACAGATAAGAAAAACAAGCGACACGCCAGCCATTTATCTAACTGCTATGAATGATTTAGAAAATGTAAAAGAGGGTTATAGTGCAGGCTGTAATGATTATGTTAGAAAACCCTTTATGTTTGAGGAACTAGAACTTAGGATAAACAAACTTATGCACAAAGATAGTGCAAAGATTATGGATATTACAAATAACTATTCATTTGATTTAAACTCAATGCAACTGTATTATAAAGAAGAGATTGTTGAGCTAAATTCTCAAGAAAAAGAGCTACTTTATCTACTTGTAAAAAATATAGGCACAGCAATGAGCCCAGAAGTTATAATAAACTATGTATGGGAAGGTAAGGATATTTGCGATAATACATTAAGAACTAAGATTAAAAAATTAAGAGAAAAATTAAGGGAAAATTTTATAATTAATGTTAGAAATATAGGCTACAAGATAGAAAAATATGCCTGAAATAGAAAAATTATCAAAAGAGCATAAGAAATTTGGATTTAAGCTATTTTTATCCTATATAACTTTTACAATACTACTTATAATCTCCATTACCATTATACATATACATCTCTCAAATGACTTAAATTTGCGTGATTTTGAAAGAGAAGCTGCTTTGCAAAGTAGTGAAAAGAAAAAAGAGTTTGATACTTTTTTCAAGAAAAAGGCTGACTCTGTTTTAGCAATTGCCAAAAATGAGTATTTTTTAAATTTCATAGAAGATAACTCGTATGAATACTACATAGACCTGCTTTTGCTAACTATAATGGATGCAAACAAAGACTATATGCAGTTAAGATTTCTTGATAAAAATGGTGTTGAAAAAATACGATTTGAAAGAGATAATCAATATGATGAGCCATATAAAAATCTAAATTTACAAGACAAATCAAACCGCTACTATTTTACAAGCTCAAAAGATATCCCAAACCATGCTGTTTGGTTTTCTCCAATTGATTTAAACATAGAGCATGGCAAGATTGAAAAGCCAAACAAAGCAGTTGCTAGAGTTGCAACTCCTATCTACATAAAAGCTAAATTTCAAGGAATTTTGATAATAAATATATTTATCCAAGACCTCTTAGAGAGCATAACAAAATCTACAATTTATGATATGTATATAACTGACATGAACGGATACTACATAAAGCACAAAAACAAAGAGCACGACTGGTCTTTTTATGACTCAAAACATAGACTTGAAGATGATTTAACAACTAAAATGGTTGAAAATATAAATAAAAACAAGCAAAAAGCTAAAGTGCTTAGCGACACAATCTACATACAGCCTCTAAATTTAGGAAAACAAAAGCTAAATCTGCTTCTTATAAAAAGTGAAAAATCAAAACAAGAGCTAACAGATAATAACAATAAAATGGTAGTAGCAATTTTGATATTTTCCTTTTTTATGTCAATCATCTTTAGTATGATTTTTTCAAGCCCTTTAAAAAAGATGTATGAAATAGTCGTTTTACAAGCACAAAAACTAAGGGAACTAGCTATAAATTTAGACAAAAAAGTGCAGATAGAGAGTCTAAAAAACGCAAAAAAAGATAGACTTTTACAGCATCAAAACAAATTAGTTGAACTAGGCGATATGATAGGAAATATAGCCCACCAATGGAGGCATCCAATTACAAGACTCTCTCTAACTTTGCAAAATTTAAAGGAATTTCAAGCAAAGGGAAAACTAAAAGATGAACTTTTAGAAAAGTCCTTAGATACATCTATGCACCAGATTGAATTTATGTCAAATACCATTGATAACTTTAAAGATTTTTACAGAAGTGATACTGTTAAAAAAGAGTTTTTTGTGCAAAATGCAATTGATTCTATTTTAAAAATAATAGGACCAACTCTAAAACATAACAACATTAAAATAAACATTTATGACAAACAGCATACTTCCATTTATGGTAACAAAAATGAGTTTTCCCAAGTTTTGATGAATCTAATAGTAAATTCCAAAGATGCCTTTGTAGACAAACAGATAAAATCACCAAATATAGATATAAATATAGAAAAAATAAACACCCAAATTCAAATTCAAATCTCAGATAACGCAGGCGGTATAGATGAAAAAATCATACCACATATATTTGATCCATATTTTACAACTAAAGAGAAAAAAGGCACTGGTATAGGGCTTTACCTAGCTAAAGCAATTATAGAGGAGAAAATGCAGGGCAAAATTTTAGTCCAAAACCGACAAGATGGCGTTGCTTTTACCATTATTTTAAAGCAGTGAATTTGTAAATAAACCTGACATATTTAAATAACAAGACCTATTTATATAAATTTATTATCAAAATACTTTATAATTGATTTGCGAACTTTTTTAATGATTTTAGATACTTTGGCTTATCTTAAAACTTCTTTTATTAAAAATAAAAAGATTAAATTTGTTTAAAAACTACCAATTGAAAGTTATATATTGACCCGACTTTTTCTACCTAGTCATCCTGAGGGTTTACCCGAAGGATCTAGTTTTAAGTTAATACTTGTTTTTTGTTTAAATTTATAAAATAATTAAATTAAAAAAATTATGAGATTCTTTGCTTCGCTCTGAATGACAGTAAGAGCCTATGAATGACTAAAAAATACTATGAATGAAAAAGTAGATATTCTAAAGGATTGAAACCATAACATCTGCTTTTTTGTCTTTTGCAATATATCTGATTTATATTGATCCGAACTAATTGGTATGAATTTTCACAGTGGAAAATAACTCTAAATTTGAGATATTTATAGGAACTGCTCATCTAAGAGGAAAAGAGCTTAAAAACTTAACTACTTTAGACTTAGGCATAGAAGTTGCATTTGCAAAAAATATGAAATTTAGTTTATCATATGAAGAAGCCTATAATAGTGATTCAAAATCAAATGGTGTAGATGCTAAATTTTCTATATCGTTTTAACAACCTACCCTAGCTCCTTATTTGAATGTTTGAAAAATAAAAAATATAATGTATAAATTTAATCTAATACATAGACAATTTCTTTAAAATTTTCATTATATGATAATGCTTTCTATAAAACAAATCTAACAAAAATATCTCATTGGGGGTTACACAAGTGCACCTTTTTTTATTATAAAATACCAAAACTAAACATCTATTTTTTTAAACTCATCTAAAGCACTTTGTAAATTCTGTAAAATTTCATCTAACACGAATTTTGGCTCGGGTAAATTTTCTAAATCCTGAAAAGAGTCGTCTTTAAGCCAAGTTATGTCAAGATTTGTTTTTTCTCTTGATAATACTTCATCAATGCTAAACTTTTTAAATTTCTCACTCTCCTTGCGTTTAGTTATATCTTTTGAGTTGTAACATTTTATAAAATCTTTTAAATCGCTTTGTTTTAAAGGGTTTGTTACAAGTGTAAAATTTTGATTAGTGCGAAAATCATATATCCAAATTTCTTTTGTCGCATACTCATTACTAGTTATAGTAGTTTTATCAAAAAACAAAACATTTGCCTTAACCCCTTGTGCATAAAATATACCAGTTGGAAGCCTTAAAATAGTATGCAATCTAAAACTACTAAGGAGCCTTTGTCTTACTTTTTCTCCAGCTCCTCCCTCAAATAGTACATTATCAGGAAGCACTACAGCTGCTCTGCCACCTATTTTCAAAATGCTCATTATATGTTGTAAAAAATTTATCTGTTTGTTTGATGTGCTTATGATAAAATCATCTCTTTCATAACTATCTTTTTCTACACTAACTCCGCCATCACTATCCATAACTTTTGTTGAAGACTTTTTACCAAAAGGTGGATTTGTAAGAACCATATCATACCTTGTTTCGCCTAAACTAAGTAAAGAATCTCCTGCTTTTACTGGACTTGTATCCACACCTATGTCATGCAAATACAAATTCATAGCACATAAACTAACCACAAGTGGAGATATATCAGTTCCACTTAAATTTTGTTTTAAATTAGATAATTTCTCCTTATCTTTGCTCTGTTTTTTCATATATTCATAAGCAGCAAGTAAAAATCCACCTGTTCCACAAGCAGGGTCGCGAATACTGTCATCTATATTTGGTCTCATTACTTCAACTATCGTGTTTATCAAAGCCCTAGGCGTGAAATACTGCCCAGCACCACTTTTACTCTCAGTTGCATTTTTTTGAAGTAATCCCTCATATATCACACCTTTTACATCCACATCAAGCCCCATCCAAGTCTCATCGTTTATCATACTCACAATTCTTTTTAACTTTGCTGGCTCATTTATCTTATTTTGTGCTTTTTGGTATATAGTACCTATAATTCCATCCATTTTAGAAAGAGTTGCAAGAGCATTTGTATAAGCACTCTCTAGACTTTCACCATCAAGAGATTTTATATACTCCCAAGAGCAATCTTTTGGTATTTTGGAAACTGAGTTTAAATTTTTAACTCTCTCATCATCCATCTTTAAAAATATAAGATAGGTAAGTTGCGATACATATTCTGTATAATTTACCCCACTATCTCTTAATACGCTTGCATAGTTCCAAACTTTGCTTACTAAGTTGTTTTCACCCATTTTAATCCTTTACTAACTCACCATTAAAAGCTTTTTGTAAAATACTTTGTTTTAAGACTTTTGCTTTTTGTAAATTTTCTTCTATCAAGCTTAATGTGCTATCTGCAACTTTAAACCTTTTTTCTATTTCTAAAACTATTTTATTTTGCTCATCAAGTGGAGGAAGTGGAATTTCAAGATTTTCTATGAACTTTATCTGTAAGTTTTTTACTGTAGACCCAACAGCTAAACTAGATAAATTTTCATAAGTTTTAAAGCTAGTAAAAAAATAAAAAACATAGTTTTTACATATATCTATTTTTGGATAGAACACAAGCCAGCCATCGTGAATTGCTCCTTTTATTTTAGATATATATGGTCTACCATAACTCATAGAATTTGTTAAAAGCAAATCCCCTGCATTTACTTCTCTGCTTTTTTGCAAACCACTTTTTATAATTTTTTGTTTTGTTTTAGTTATGTATTTTGAGCCATTATCAACATCTCCAATTTTTATCCAATTAATACCATCTTTATCATCTGTTAAAAAATCTTTTATAGGGCGTGGGGAACCTCCGCGATAAATATTAAAAACTTCCCCAAGCTTTTTAATCTGCCAATGTTTTGAATTTGAATTTATCAATTTACCATTAAATGCATCGCTTAATACTGATTGCTTGTATGTTTTTATAAGCTCTTTTGATTTTTCAAGTTTTAAAATAGCAAAATCAATCTTTTCAAAACAATCTTCTATTTTTTCAACAATTTTATTTTGCTCATCAAGTGGAGGAAGTGGAATTTCAAGATTTTCTATGAACTTTATCTGTAAGTTTTTTACTGTAGACCCAACAGCTAAACTAGATAAATTTTCATAAGTTTTAAAGCTAGTAAAAAAATAAAAAACATAGTTTTTACATATATCTATTTTTGGATAGAACACAAGCCAGCCATCGTGAATTGCTCCTTTTATTTTAGATATATATGGTCTACCATAACTCATAGAATTTGTTAAAAGCAAATCCCCTGCATTTACTTCTCTGCTTTTTTGCAAACCACTTTTTATAATTTTTTGTTTTGTTTTAGTTATGTATTTTGAGCCATTATCAACATCTCCAATTTTTATCCAATTAATACCATCTTTATCATCTGTTAAAAAATCTTTTATAGGGCGTGGGGAACCTCCGCGATAAATATTAAAAACTTCCCCAAGCTTTTTAATCTGCCAATGTTTTGGAATGTTATTCATTTTTATTCTTTATTTTTTGTATTATTTTTATAATTTAAATTTATTTTTTCAAAATTTATAAAAGAAATATCATTATCTTGCAATTGCTTCCAATCTTTACATTTTTGTAAAGATTTATCTTTTTCCATTTTTAAAACTTCATATGCAAATAGCCAGAATTCATCATTTAATACTTTAATATTATTTTGGTCTACGATGAATTTTTTAGCAATGTTTACATATTTTTTAAATTTATCTTTATATTTACTTAAATTCTTTTTATCATATAAATAGCAAAGTAGCATAAAAATACAATCTTCTTGTTTATTTGCTTCTTTGATTAAATTTTTATGTTTAAGTTTAAAATTATATTTTAATGAAAAATATATAGCATAAGACATAAGTTCATAATTGTTTGTTCTAATTCCTAAACTAAAAATATCATCAGAAATTTGACTAGTTTTTTTTATATCCATATTTATATTATCAAAAATCTTTTCTAATAAAATGACAAGATATGGATAGATTAAAAGCAAATGATGAATAGTATCTATAAAGTATTTTTCTGCATTCAATGACATTTTTTCTCTGAGTAAAATTTTAATAGCATAGTTTAAAATAGCAGCATTATCTTTATTGTTTTTCATTAATTCTACTCCTGTATCTAAAAGCAAACAAACATCTTTATAATTAATTTTCTTAATATTAGTATTTGACTCAAGATAATGTTCTAATTTAAATAGTTTTAATTTTCTAACCCATTCATTATTGTAAGGAATTGGTAATTCTACAATTTCAGTTTTTTTATGATTTAAAGATAAATCAAATTTCTTTAATTCTTTTGACAAATCTATTAAAAATTGATCTGCTTTTTCTTTTGTTTCTACATAGCAAGAATAGTCATCTATATTTCTTATGTATTCAT is a genomic window of Campylobacter blaseri containing:
- a CDS encoding sensor histidine kinase, coding for MPEIEKLSKEHKKFGFKLFLSYITFTILLIISITIIHIHLSNDLNLRDFEREAALQSSEKKKEFDTFFKKKADSVLAIAKNEYFLNFIEDNSYEYYIDLLLLTIMDANKDYMQLRFLDKNGVEKIRFERDNQYDEPYKNLNLQDKSNRYYFTSSKDIPNHAVWFSPIDLNIEHGKIEKPNKAVARVATPIYIKAKFQGILIINIFIQDLLESITKSTIYDMYITDMNGYYIKHKNKEHDWSFYDSKHRLEDDLTTKMVENINKNKQKAKVLSDTIYIQPLNLGKQKLNLLLIKSEKSKQELTDNNNKMVVAILIFSFFMSIIFSMIFSSPLKKMYEIVVLQAQKLRELAINLDKKVQIESLKNAKKDRLLQHQNKLVELGDMIGNIAHQWRHPITRLSLTLQNLKEFQAKGKLKDELLEKSLDTSMHQIEFMSNTIDNFKDFYRSDTVKKEFFVQNAIDSILKIIGPTLKHNNIKINIYDKQHTSIYGNKNEFSQVLMNLIVNSKDAFVDKQIKSPNIDINIEKINTQIQIQISDNAGGIDEKIIPHIFDPYFTTKEKKGTGIGLYLAKAIIEEKMQGKILVQNRQDGVAFTIILKQ
- a CDS encoding cytochrome C; translation: MKNLVLKIAQIVFLITIPIISFAQDDHGKGKASMVAVEGGDSCIKCHSGIESIRDDKSDMMQQILAIGQSLGDSAGCVVCHGGNPEKGTAKAAHEGAPVDHAGGLDTFVRDPGSMWVVDKTCGICHSDTIANTKKSLMATEAGKIQGNLHSWGSEPTKKVKYANYDVKDEDGKEPAWGTKVYKDYMVKMIDKYPDQFPTELKQLPLPAEGPQDFTGKNKDEIGYMASITYQRSDCQRCHIGVRGRKGRGDWRGMGCSSCHIPYSNEGLYEGKDPTIDKKEPGHLLVHMIQSSREAKVKTPSSVEFSGIHPETCNSCHNRGKRIGVSYVGLMEQPYGSPLTEDGDSQSKHHGKRYKHLKEDLHFEAGMTCQDCHTSVDMHGDGTLFGTTLGQVEIECSDCHGTNDKFPWELKIGRGEKFDIKLSNEERSVVQELPYFMTQGTVYDKQDGYLLSARGNPLGNVIKVKNEDKVIAHLASGKDLEVPLLKHKAKHDFWKSLDADIAMNKVQSHMDKLECYSCHADWAPQCYGCHVKVDYSNGKTATDWIASGSTSFKNGETSESVLGTKGKKLFGKPSETRSYLRWEDPILGINGEGLVSPIIPGCQVTYTVIGPDGETLILNKQARVPDGPKGSLVAGTDMSPAQPHTTGKKARTCESCHTNPKALGYGINDGDFMTKQDKDIYIDIQDLRTGEFVPSNKKVQMKAIPGMDYDWSQVVTRDGKQLQTVGTHWPSSRPLDQSMRDTMEKVGLCVGCHQNMDNKKLWDRLNSDKKLNAQEHIEKMNDIIKNTVK
- a CDS encoding thioredoxin fold domain-containing protein, producing MIKIFLLILAPMFLVVMLLTETSGANSESKIQNIFTSNLDNDEISNSYDDIINQTFKDVAKIDPNDKQMILIFGANLDPYSNMLKKDIANSKDLQEKLKNIFSSYYFNSYENLRHKQFHEGDFVDVDTKTIIDIYGIKATPTLIFTDKVGKAIIIVPGYMPTKQFLTTMDFMLKKKWKNKNRKNGEVYQALKEFYIDNGIEIRQKDR
- a CDS encoding DUF2254 domain-containing protein → MFNKLIFWLKKPSNTLWVLPTFGVILALSFNLFALLGTIYLKPNILPNIESKTIDDLLNIIASSLLAVSTFSLSIMVSAFASASSNSSPRATELVMADDNTRLAISSFISAFVYAIIAKIGLNTGYYEQNGRFILFISILFVIFYIILMLIRWIHTLSKLGRLDNTLNKIYNATEKSLKLYKEAHNFGACWKEDENIEPNLVLKSIKTGYISYINLNELQNIADKFKLNISILARQGDYIAKNKNLLKIYFEDGSSNIDSTVVDDILNTFIVDIQRSYHQDSRFGFMVLSEVAQKALSPGINDQGTAISVLILISKLLLNDDFKENEEKKNLYNRLSLISFDEAEFIYCSVDAISRDGANNIELSKFVQNILYEIYENSSNANIKKGAKKQAKISLQRALVALSYNEDKKYLQSIYDKNFV
- a CDS encoding NAD(P)/FAD-dependent oxidoreductase translates to MAKKKILIIGGGMAGMVATILLAKEGLKVTLFERNDKIGKKILATGNGRCNLTNANIKPSNYHSSTKNIFQDIFCQFDLEKTLNFLNDLGLETVKLESGKIYPQSMQAMSVVKALLFYANELGVEIIYNSRVKEIFHKDKFCIKADKKSFYGEYLVITTGGKSYASSGSSGDGYILAKSLGHSITQQMPSIVQLVTDNPYNKSLKGLRVDVEAKLINQKSGNLIRKEYGEILFTDYGISGPVTLQLSTMVAPLLKNGTILDVSVNFFPNFSFDNLDEVLIKRLTKFPLRTIEESLNGFINQRLIIPLLKYADVEHLKKAGNITKQERARLISAFKNYTFSVKDTYTWDQAQVTKGGVSCNEIYENTLESKLIKNLYFAGEILDIDGDCGGYNLQWAISSGAVVAYSILNS
- a CDS encoding type I restriction-modification system subunit M, producing MGENNLVSKVWNYASVLRDSGVNYTEYVSQLTYLIFLKMDDERVKNLNSVSKIPKDCSWEYIKSLDGESLESAYTNALATLSKMDGIIGTIYQKAQNKINEPAKLKRIVSMINDETWMGLDVDVKGVIYEGLLQKNATESKSGAGQYFTPRALINTIVEVMRPNIDDSIRDPACGTGGFLLAAYEYMKKQSKDKEKLSNLKQNLSGTDISPLVVSLCAMNLYLHDIGVDTSPVKAGDSLLSLGETRYDMVLTNPPFGKKSSTKVMDSDGGVSVEKDSYERDDFIISTSNKQINFLQHIMSILKIGGRAAVVLPDNVLFEGGAGEKVRQRLLSSFRLHTILRLPTGIFYAQGVKANVLFFDKTTITSNEYATKEIWIYDFRTNQNFTLVTNPLKQSDLKDFIKCYNSKDITKRKESEKFKKFSIDEVLSREKTNLDITWLKDDSFQDLENLPEPKFVLDEILQNLQSALDEFKKIDV
- a CDS encoding response regulator transcription factor, which encodes MKILLLEDDDFICEQVKNYFELNGHRVDFYNDGQTLLDNADLTIYDIFLLDINTPIKNGIETLKQIRKTSDTPAIYLTAMNDLENVKEGYSAGCNDYVRKPFMFEELELRINKLMHKDSAKIMDITNNYSFDLNSMQLYYKEEIVELNSQEKELLYLLVKNIGTAMSPEVIINYVWEGKDICDNTLRTKIKKLREKLRENFIINVRNIGYKIEKYA